In Anomaloglossus baeobatrachus isolate aAnoBae1 unplaced genomic scaffold, aAnoBae1.hap1 Scaffold_217, whole genome shotgun sequence, a single genomic region encodes these proteins:
- the LOC142261417 gene encoding E3 ubiquitin/ISG15 ligase TRIM25-like, translating to MASAILNDELLCSICLSIFKDPVMLRCGHNFCRVCIDRVLDTQDESGVYSCPDCREEFQERPALMRNINLHNITERFLVTQQEQEEITGICCTYCVDFPVPAVRSCLLCEASLCEKHLRAHSKSPEHVLSDPSTSLEKRKCSVHKKILEYYCTEDAACICVSCSVIGKHNGHKMESLDEASEKKKKKLRNVLQKLITKREETEERVRSLEEQRRKAQEKAAGEAERVTALCTDIRRRVDDLEKKVLSEISRQEKEESLSLSALIHQLEIKKDELSRKMRHIEELCNMTDPLTVLQEPDTGDLCDPEEERGDEDTGGHDKQLHDGDDLDVAVISYLLHTLCDVITDIRSGIYVEDPADILLDVNTATHYLLISDDLKTATWTREKQKRPETAERFQEYDQVMSRRGFTSGRHYWDVEGSRSGEWRVGMCYPSIDRRGYQSLIGNNNKSWCLRRYKNQYSVIHDWKVIQLTDKISSDRFRICLDYEVGQLSFYELCDPISHLHTFTAAFSEPLHAVLCVFMVYIDDHCVDNWVRIRT from the coding sequence ATGGCGTCTGCTATTCTGAATgacgagctgctctgctccatctgtttatctatttttaaggaccctgtaatgctgagatgtggacacaacttctgccgggtctgtattgatcgtgtgctggatacacaggacgagtctggagtttattcctgtcctgactGCAGAGAAGAGTTTCAGGAGCGGCCGGCGCTGATGAGGAACATAAATCTTCATAATATCACAGAACGTTTCCTGGTTACTCAGCAAGAACAAGAGGAGATCACCGGGAtctgctgcacttactgtgtggactttcctgtacctgctgttagatcctgtctgctgtgtgaggcttctctgtgtgagaaacacctgagggctcacagcaaatcaccagaacatgtcttatctgatcccagcacttctctggagaaaaggaaatgttctgtccataagaagatcctggaatattactgcactgaggacgctgcttgtatctgtgtgtcctgcagtgTGATTGGGAAACATAATGGACATAAAATGGAGTCTCTAGATGAGGCctcagagaagaagaagaagaaactgaGAAATGTTCTCCAGAAACTGATCACAAAGAGAGAGGAGACTGAGGAACGAGTCCGGAGTCTGGAGGAGCAGAGGAGAAAAGCTCAAGAAAAAGCAGCTGGAGAAGccgagagagtcactgccctgtgtacagacatcaggagacgggtggacgacctggagaagaaggtcctgagtgagatctccaggcaggaaaaggaagagtcactgtcactgtctgctctgatccatcagctggagataaagaaggacgagctgtccaggaagatgaggcacattgaggagctgtgtaacatgactgatccactgaccgtcttacaggaaccagacaccggggacttgtgtgatcctgaggaggagagaggtgatgaggacacagggggacatgataaacagctccatgatggggatgacctggatgtggctgtgatctcATACTTATTACACACATTATGTGACGTAATAACAGATATAAGGAGCGGGATCTATGTGGAGGATCCTGCAGACATCTTACTGGATGTAAACACAGCTACTCATTATCtccttatatcagacgacctgaaaactgcAACCTGGACACGAGAGAAGCAGAAacgtccagaaacagcagagagattccaggAATATgatcaggtgatgagcaggaggggatttacctcaggacgacattactgggatgtggagggCAGTAGATCAGGGGAGTGGAGGGTGGGGATGTGTTACCCCAGTATAGACAGGAGGGGATATCAGTCACTGATTGGAAATAATAACAAGTCCTGGTGTTTGAGGAGATATAAGAATCAGTATTCAGTGATACATGACTGGAAAGTGATCCAGTTAACTGACAAGATCTCCAGTGATAGAttcaggatctgtctggattatgaggtcgggcagttgtccttttatgagctgtgtgaccccatcagccacttacacaccttcactgccgccttctccgagccccttcatgctgtATTATGTGTATTTATGGTATATATTGATGATCACTGTGTAGATAACTGGGTGAGGATTAGAACATAA